One genomic region from Gemmatimonadota bacterium encodes:
- a CDS encoding histidine phosphatase family protein has translation MKRLYLVRHAKSDWSYVGLADFDRPLNKRGRRDSKRMGKYLKQAWKVEPDYLLCSTAKRVRSTVKRLRKSLNFSKKRIAWHERIYSGHSGDVLDLIRQVDNRYREVMVIGHNPDMTVLVNELTGSAIANVPTCGVAGIDLQIDDWSDAVSGDLVFFEVPKSI, from the coding sequence ATGAAACGGCTCTATCTCGTGCGGCACGCCAAGTCGGATTGGAGTTATGTCGGGTTGGCTGATTTTGATCGTCCCCTGAATAAGCGCGGAAGAAGGGATTCGAAGCGCATGGGCAAATACCTGAAGCAGGCGTGGAAGGTCGAGCCAGATTACTTGTTGTGTAGCACGGCCAAGCGCGTGCGATCTACGGTCAAGCGGTTGCGCAAATCTCTCAACTTTTCCAAAAAACGGATTGCCTGGCACGAGCGCATTTATTCAGGGCACAGTGGAGATGTGCTGGATTTGATTCGACAGGTCGATAATCGGTATCGGGAGGTTATGGTAATAGGACACAACCCGGATATGACCGTATTGGTCAATGAACTAACGGGATCTGCTATCGCCAATGTGCCGACGTGTGGTGTCGCAGGTATTGATCTGCAGATTGATGATTGGTCAGATGCGGTATCGGGGGATCTGGTGTTTTTTGAGGTGCCAAAGTCGATTTGA